The window GGCTGCCAGGGCCGGGCGAAGCCGCTGACGACGTCCGGCCACACGAACACGCTCGGCATCAGCAACACGCCCCGCCCGTCGGCGCGTTGGGCGTCGGCGAGGTCGCCGTACATCCGCAGGGTGAGGGTGTGCCCGGCCCAGCCGATGCCGGGGTGCAGGCCGGTGAGCAGCGCGTCGAGTCCACCGTCCGCCGCCTGCCGGGAGCGGTGGGCGATATCGGCCTCCAGGACGGCCCGGTGGCGTGGCCAGTCCGGGGCCAGCAGCGCGTGCCAGGCCCGCTCCGTGAGGTCGGCGAGGCGCCGGACAGTGGCGGCGGGGTCGTCGAGCGCCGCGCGCCCCTGGGGTGACGCGGCCAGTCCGGGCGTACAGGCGAGGGAGCGGGCCATCTCGGCGCGGGCGAGGGCCGGGTCGGTGGCCCGCATCCGCGCCAGTTCGTCCTCGATGGCGGGGTACGGCTCGTCCGGCGGCGGGCCGAGGAAGTCGGGGGTGTAGCCGCCGGCGGGCGGGATGAACAGCCACAGCGGGGACAGGTCGAGTCCGGCGACGGTACGGCGGACTCGGCGCAGCCAGCCCCGGTGGTAGCCGTGCCGGGCGGGGCGCCGCAACAGCCGTAGCGCCTCGTGGGTTTGACACAGCGGTGAGATCGCGAACCGGCAGCGCGTCAGGTCGTCGGTGCCCAGGGCGAGGGTCAGGGGCAAGGCGGCCTCCGTCGGTGATTCGGCCTGGGACGAAAGAGTAGAGCCGCCTTCCCGGGCCCAGCACGCTGGCCCCGATGACCGACTACCGCTCGGCAACCGCCGAGAACACCGCCCAAGGCCCCGCCTGGCGCCGAGGCGCCGTCGTCGCTGCGCTGATGCTCGCGGCGTTCACCTTCAACACCACCGAGAACCTCCCCGTGGGCCTGCTCCCCCTCATGGCGGACGACCTCGGGGTCTCACTCCCGACGGTGGGCCTGCTGGTCACCGGCTACGCGCTCACCGTCGTCGTGGTGTCCCTGCCCCTCGCCCACGCCACCCGCGCGATCCCCCGCCGCCACCTGCTGACCGTCCTGCTCGGCCTGCTCGCCGCGGCGAGCTGGGCCTCGACGCTCGGCATCGTCTCCTACGGCCCGCTGCTCGCGACACGCGCGACGACGGCGCTCGCACAGGCGCTGTACTGGTCGGTGATGGGCCCGGTCGCGGTCGGCCTGTACCCGCCCGAGCGGCGCGGGCGGGTCATCGGTCTGCTGTCGGTCGGGGGCTCGCTGGCCACGGTGCTCGGAGTGCCGGCCGGAACCTGGCTGGGCGCGCACGCCGGATGGCGGACCCCGTTCGCGGTGCTCGGCGCGCTCGCGCTGGTGTCGCTCGTCGCGGTCGCCGTCCTGTTGCCGACGTCCCGCCCGCAGGAGAGTCACTCGGCCTACGGTGTCGCCCCGGACCGGCGCCGCTTCCTGGTTGTCGTCGCCACCACCGCCCTGTCGGTGACGGGCGTGTTCACGGCGTTCACGTATGTCGTGACGTTCCTGAACGAGGTCAGCGGGTTCGAGGACGACGCGGTGAGCGCCGTACTGCTGGCGTTCGGGATGGCCGGCCTGGCGGGGGTCACGGTGACCGGTCCGCTCCTCGACCGGTTCCCGCGCGCCACGCTCGCCGTGCCGGTGACGACCCAGACCATCGCCCTGCTCGGCCTGTACGCGGGCGGGCACAGCAAGGTGGTGTGCGTCGCGCTGCTGATGCTGCTGGGGGCGTCGGTCGGGCCGGCGTTCATGGCCTCGCAGAGCCGGGTGCTCCATGTCGCCCCCGGCCGCACCGAATCGGCCCTCGCCGCCAACTCGGTCGCCTTCAACGCGGGCGTGGCCGTCGGCGCCCTCCTCGGCGGCGCCCTGTTCACGGCGGTCGGGGTGCGCGGAACGTTTCTCGTCGGGGGGCTGGTCACGGCCGGGGCGCTCGCGGTGCTCTCCTGGGAACAGCGGGAACAGCGGGCACAGGGACCGTCGTAAATCACCTGGCTCCTGCGCGCTTGCCGCGATTACCGTGTGCGCGCATGGAAACGGACAACACGTGGGTCCACGCGCGGGAGCTGTTCCACGCGCTGGCGGACCACGAAGGCCCCGGCGCGTTCACCGCGGTGGTGGAGCCGTGGCTGCGGCGGGCCGAAGCGGGGTACGTCGGGGTCCTCGGCGAGGGCGTCGGGATGCTGCCCCGCTCCTCGGGCGAGGACCTGGACGAGCGGTGCGGTGATCTGCTGTGGGAGCTGTACGCGCTCAGCCGTGTCAGTGACGTACTGCTGCTGTCGTTCCAGCCGCGCCCCGACCAGGGGCCCGACCCGCTCGACGGGTGGCCGTCGGTGACGCCGGCTCAGTACCGGGAGCTGTTCTCCCGGCTGGGCATGACGCCCTTCGAGGAGGCCGCCGTCTTCGATCCGTTCCTGCACGAGATCGTCGAGGTCGAGCAGGCCGAGGATCCCGACGAGCCGATCAGCGTCACCGAGGTCGTGTGGCCCAGGCTGCGGCACGGGGACGTCCTGTTCAGCCGGGCCGGGGTGCGGGTTCGCGCGGGTGTCCGGCACGCCGAACGCGGCGTGGCCGACCGCTCACCGCTGTACTGGACCTATCTGCGCCGCCATCGCCCGACCGTCGATCTGTCCCAGGGCTGGGGGCACAACTCGCAATGGCGCACGGACTTCCGGGTGGATGTGCGCACGCCGGAGGGCGACCACGTCAACGTGTGCGAACGCGGCGACATCGACGCCGTGAGCGAGGACAGCGTCGACGCGCTGCTCACCCACGCGGAGCGGCGTGAACTGCTGCGCCATCGCTGCCTGGTGCGCATGCCCGACAACGCCGCCGCGCTGGCGGACATGGCAGAGCGCTGGCCGGAGTACCACTTCCCCTTCGAGTGGCGGCTGCCCTGAGTGACGGAATCGAGCGGTATGGCACGGTCCCTGTGATCCGAAGGTCTATCGTGTCGGCATGTCCGTCCCCGAACTGATCCGTATCGTCTCCCGCGACTCGCCCATGGCGCTCGCCCAAGTGGAGCGCGTCCGTGCCGAGTTGACTGCCCTGCATCCCGGGGTGCGGACCGAGGTCGTGCCGGTGAAGACGACCGGTGACAAGTGGCTGGGAGACCTGTCGAAGGTCGAGGGCAAGGGGGCATTCACCAAGGAGGTGGACGCCGCCCTGCTGGCCGGTGAGGCCGATCTGGCGGTGCACTGCGTCAAGGACGTGCCCGCCGACCGGCCGCTTCCGGCGGGCACCGTCTTCGCCGCCTTCCTCAAGCGGGACGACATCCGCGACGCCCTGATCCACCCGGGCGGCCTCACCCTGGACGAGCTGCCGGACGGCACCCGGATCGGCACCTCGTCGGTGCGCCGGATCGCCCAACTCGCCGCCACCCACCCGCATCTGGAGTGCGTGCCCTTCCGCGGCAACGCCAACCGGCGGCTGGCGAAGCTGCAGGCCGGCGAGGCGGACGCGCTGCTGCTCGCGGTGTCCGGCCTGGAGCGGATCGACCGGTGTGACGTGATCAGCGAGGTCCTCTCCCCCGAGACGATGATGCCGCCGATCGGCGCGGGCATCCTCGCCCTGCAGTGCCGGGAGGACGACGACGAGCTCATCGACGCCGTCAGCGGCCTCGGTGATCCGGACACCCATCGGGAGGCCACCGCCGAGCGGATGTTCCTGCATGTGCTCCAGGGGCACTGCAACAGCCCGATCGCGGGGTACGCGCGTGTGGACCACGGCGGGGAACTGTCCCTGCGGGCCTGCGTGTTCACCCCGGACGGCAAGACCCGGCTGAACGCTCACGAGTGGGCCGGCCGACTGGATCCGGCCACCCTCGGCACCTCGGTCGCCGTGGCACTGCTGCGGCAGGGCGCCCGCGAGATCATCGACGGCATCCCGCACTGAGAGCCGGTGTCAGGCGGTGCCCTCTTCGGCCTGGTCGCGCAGGAAATTGCTGACCTGGTGGGCGATGCACTCCCGCCCCGCACCGGTGTGGGCCGAACCCTCGCTCAGGCCGATGCCGCCCGCCCAGAGCCGGCGTTCGGTCCACTCCTCGTCGACCCGCAGCTGGATCTGGACGTCGACCTGGGTCAGGCTCGCCTCGGGACCGGCCGCGTACAGCACGGCGGTGGCCCGGCGCAGCGGGTAGACGTCGAAGCCCTCGATGAACTGGGAGTTGCGCCAGTCGATGAAGGCGCTCTCCCCGTCCGGGCCGATCCGCACATCGATCTGGCCGTCCTCCAGATGAATGCCGTAGTGCCGCTCACCGCGGTTCTCGACCGTCACGCGCAGGCTGAAGTACGTCAGCCCCTCGGCGGCGTCGTCACGTCCGCGCGGAGGCTCGGTCTGCTCCAGACGGTGGACGCGGACGCGCAGACCGGCATGCTCGTCGTACTCCTGCCAGTCCCCGACCACGTTCGGCTCGCACACACTGCACCTCTTCGACCTCAGAGAGCTGCTTCCTATCTGTGCGCTCAGCGCACTGTCAAATGAGCGGAATGCGCTGTGGCCAGCGCATTCACCCCCTTTGATCGCTGATCAAGCGCTGCCCAGGCACTATCGGTCACCCGGCCCGGCGGGCGGGTGGGCGAGCGTGCCGCACATCACGTCCGCCGTCTTGATCAGTGGGCACCCTCACGCACCGAATTCGGTCGATTTCAGAATGTGCACCATATTCGGGGATATCGGGGCAATTGTTTTGGGGTCCGGATGGCTGGGAATTCTTTCTGCAGTGCTTCGGACAGGAGGCACGTCCGTGGGAGTCCGGCCGCCGGTGCCCCGGATGTCCCTCCGCGAGCGTCGAGGCCGCGTCTC of the Streptomyces sp. NBC_00287 genome contains:
- a CDS encoding ArsR/SmtB family transcription factor, with product MPLTLALGTDDLTRCRFAISPLCQTHEALRLLRRPARHGYHRGWLRRVRRTVAGLDLSPLWLFIPPAGGYTPDFLGPPPDEPYPAIEDELARMRATDPALARAEMARSLACTPGLAASPQGRAALDDPAATVRRLADLTERAWHALLAPDWPRHRAVLEADIAHRSRQAADGGLDALLTGLHPGIGWAGHTLTLRMYGDLADAQRADGRGVLLMPSVFVWPDVVSGFARPWQPTVIYPARGMGSLHDPGPPSPPQALARLLGHQRAAVLTGLTAPASTTELAARHGLAVSTVSAHLSVLREAGLLSSRREGHYVLYGRTELGDALVRRPEAR
- a CDS encoding MFS transporter; translation: MTDYRSATAENTAQGPAWRRGAVVAALMLAAFTFNTTENLPVGLLPLMADDLGVSLPTVGLLVTGYALTVVVVSLPLAHATRAIPRRHLLTVLLGLLAAASWASTLGIVSYGPLLATRATTALAQALYWSVMGPVAVGLYPPERRGRVIGLLSVGGSLATVLGVPAGTWLGAHAGWRTPFAVLGALALVSLVAVAVLLPTSRPQESHSAYGVAPDRRRFLVVVATTALSVTGVFTAFTYVVTFLNEVSGFEDDAVSAVLLAFGMAGLAGVTVTGPLLDRFPRATLAVPVTTQTIALLGLYAGGHSKVVCVALLMLLGASVGPAFMASQSRVLHVAPGRTESALAANSVAFNAGVAVGALLGGALFTAVGVRGTFLVGGLVTAGALAVLSWEQREQRAQGPS
- the hemC gene encoding hydroxymethylbilane synthase, whose protein sequence is MSVPELIRIVSRDSPMALAQVERVRAELTALHPGVRTEVVPVKTTGDKWLGDLSKVEGKGAFTKEVDAALLAGEADLAVHCVKDVPADRPLPAGTVFAAFLKRDDIRDALIHPGGLTLDELPDGTRIGTSSVRRIAQLAATHPHLECVPFRGNANRRLAKLQAGEADALLLAVSGLERIDRCDVISEVLSPETMMPPIGAGILALQCREDDDELIDAVSGLGDPDTHREATAERMFLHVLQGHCNSPIAGYARVDHGGELSLRACVFTPDGKTRLNAHEWAGRLDPATLGTSVAVALLRQGAREIIDGIPH